The Cupriavidus nantongensis genome has a segment encoding these proteins:
- the folE gene encoding GTP cyclohydrolase I yields MNSKDAAHRAKDSNAGDTTSERAGHPAASVSARIRARLEAAQERFHANDNIARYIEPGEMEQLQAEVQARLQDVLRALVIDVDNDHNTQETARRVAKMYLKEIFAGRYAKAPPVTEFPNVGQLNELMIVGPLRVRSACSHHLCPIIGKLWIGVMPNQHSNLIGLSKYARLAEWIMCRPQIQEEAVAQVADLLQEKMSPDGLAIVMEAEHFCMHWRGVRDTDAKMTNSVMRGSFLKDDSLRREFLTLLNNNRG; encoded by the coding sequence ATGAACAGCAAGGACGCAGCGCATCGCGCCAAGGACAGCAACGCCGGCGATACCACCAGCGAGAGAGCCGGCCATCCCGCCGCCAGCGTCTCGGCCCGCATCCGCGCGCGGCTGGAGGCCGCGCAGGAGCGCTTCCACGCCAACGACAATATCGCCCGCTATATCGAGCCCGGTGAAATGGAGCAGCTGCAGGCCGAAGTCCAGGCCCGGCTGCAGGACGTGCTGCGGGCGCTGGTGATCGACGTCGACAACGACCACAACACGCAGGAAACCGCGCGCCGCGTGGCCAAGATGTATTTGAAGGAAATCTTTGCCGGCCGCTATGCCAAGGCCCCGCCGGTGACGGAATTCCCCAACGTCGGCCAGCTCAACGAGCTGATGATCGTGGGCCCGCTGCGCGTGCGCAGCGCCTGCTCGCACCACCTGTGCCCGATCATCGGCAAGCTGTGGATCGGGGTGATGCCGAACCAGCATTCCAACCTGATCGGGCTGTCCAAGTACGCGCGGCTGGCCGAATGGATCATGTGCCGCCCGCAGATCCAGGAAGAAGCGGTGGCGCAGGTCGCCGACCTGCTGCAGGAAAAGATGAGTCCCGACGGCCTCGCCATCGTGATGGAGGCCGAGCACTTCTGCATGCACTGGCGCGGCGTGCGCGACACCGACGCCAAGATGACCAACAGCGTGATGCGCGGCTCGTTCCTGAAGGACGACAGCCTGCGCCGCGAATTCCTCACGCTGCTGAACAATAACCGCGGCTGA
- a CDS encoding response regulator transcription factor — protein sequence MNDQVLRVALADDHPLVVAALRDCLQRSARVQISAECRNGTELLGTLARQPADIAITDFCMGLGDASLDGFNLLGRLARRHPTTRVVVISARSNAAIVRRAIKLGVRGFVSKEDPLEEVVRACAHAAFGRGCFCSPAVHAVLQRAALPGTPAREPTQRELEVIRLYAQGAQLTEIAAKLGRSVSTISSQKTVAMRKLGVQTNTGLIRYAYESGLI from the coding sequence ATGAACGACCAAGTCCTGCGCGTTGCCCTGGCCGACGACCACCCGCTGGTGGTGGCCGCGCTGCGCGACTGCCTGCAGCGCAGCGCGCGCGTCCAGATCAGCGCCGAATGCCGCAACGGCACCGAGCTGCTCGGCACGCTGGCGCGGCAGCCGGCCGATATCGCCATCACCGATTTCTGCATGGGCCTCGGCGATGCCTCGCTGGACGGCTTCAACCTGCTCGGCCGGCTGGCGCGGCGTCATCCGACGACGCGGGTGGTGGTGATCAGCGCCCGCTCCAATGCCGCCATCGTGCGCCGCGCGATCAAGCTGGGCGTGCGCGGCTTCGTCAGCAAGGAGGATCCGCTCGAGGAAGTGGTGCGCGCCTGCGCCCACGCTGCGTTCGGCCGCGGCTGCTTCTGCTCGCCCGCGGTGCACGCGGTGCTCCAGCGCGCGGCGCTGCCCGGCACGCCGGCGCGGGAGCCGACCCAGCGCGAGCTCGAGGTCATCCGGCTCTATGCGCAGGGCGCGCAGCTGACCGAGATCGCCGCCAAGCTGGGCCGCTCGGTCAGCACCATCTCCAGCCAGAAGACCGTGGCCATGCGCAAGCTGGGCGTGCAGACCAATACCGGCCTGATCCGCTACGCCTATGAAAGCGGGTTGATCTGA
- a CDS encoding FmdB family zinc ribbon protein codes for MPVYQYRCEKCGHVFEKTEHLAEHASAHPPCPNCGSQSVQHAPAPFVAVTQRKS; via the coding sequence ATGCCCGTCTATCAATACCGCTGCGAGAAGTGCGGCCATGTCTTCGAAAAGACCGAACATCTCGCGGAACATGCCTCTGCCCATCCACCCTGCCCGAATTGCGGCAGCCAGTCCGTTCAGCACGCACCGGCGCCGTTCGTGGCAGTGACCCAGCGCAAGAGCTGA
- a CDS encoding ATP-binding protein, whose amino-acid sequence MQQDPDRTRDSLASTFDALADHARRQQHLYSVTIAALIAIVLCSGTLLAGLAADQHLDYRRSQVAQYVGTVSQRLHNEASFVRRTALSIRYHLRAAVAAPSRDPDVDALRRTGAAAVHVEAVGKDYHLLAADATRQAWGAELPAQFARLRQVALATVATQQAFDLDHGAYAVSLDEDSAVVIRQPEAGARAPLALDPALIPRLRTALTGALLDRTGHAVPARDQPVWLGPLRDPVDDSPIMVLAGAAYAGDSATMLVAACVPVQAFLAGLPPPQDHAGLALLNDADRLIDVWPHAGTLTSASARDIAARVSGLPHNALRLTRSGVALVQPLQPGFGLLVYHLPYRLLFNALAAELAVIGAAMLLLTGAIVLAAHYWSRQLLRRSHAEARRALENELMNQVLVSATPVGLCIVRRHDYTVLACNPLAASLLPAQPHQPLPAAIAGALARQPCGAAGGPASVCSITVAAAEAPGPAEAAPRFLQLTYAPARYREEAVLFCAVLDCTAQQALQQQLRSAQQATEAMLRVRSTFFAAMSHEIRTPLNALLGNLELLARSGGMEPHAARLQALETAAGSLRRIVNDVLDFSKIDAGQLALVNAPFRPVEALESLALAYAPMVAGRPLRFCLQLSPTLDTEVVGDRARLVQVFNNLLNNAFKFTASGRITLSGELHADAHGMQRLVCRVSDSGIGMTPALAARVFQPFVQGDAAADSRYGGTGLGLSICARLCELMGGSIVVNSVPEVGSAFTVSVPLAPADTAPHAPAAAGLTYSGRVLVLSQDQRTGASIQAWLRTAGWHTETAASIAAAQDSVPRNAPAAVVATEDFAPAALDALRQSAPLVWLTADGPHRPRQHSAGMLEASAFSHRALLDAVAAASGATQQATLPMPATATPALPAPTATATPLTILVAEDNPLNQSLVAEQLQAIGCHPIVTGNGKQALAVLARTRVDALLTDLHMPGMDGHALLHAVQAKYPGLPVIAFSAVACSDPEHDWRLCGFSGYLAKPASLQDLDACLRGLARSASDATPCAQPREPATAVEAPRRRYEDMLRRQLQQDLPALARILAQQDLAGLRHWMHAAAGAFMIVRRQSIVRECRDLEALCEAATGWGPAMAEAADTLYKRLQRYAQGATAGP is encoded by the coding sequence ATGCAGCAAGACCCCGACCGCACCCGCGACAGCCTGGCCAGCACCTTCGACGCGCTGGCCGACCACGCCCGCCGGCAGCAGCACCTGTACTCGGTGACCATCGCGGCGCTGATCGCCATCGTGCTGTGCTCGGGCACGCTGCTGGCCGGGCTGGCGGCGGACCAGCACCTGGACTACCGGCGCAGCCAGGTCGCGCAGTATGTCGGCACGGTGTCGCAGCGGCTGCATAACGAGGCCTCGTTCGTGCGCCGCACCGCGCTCAGCATCCGCTACCATCTGCGCGCCGCCGTCGCGGCGCCGTCGCGCGACCCCGACGTCGACGCCTTGCGCCGCACCGGCGCCGCCGCGGTCCATGTCGAGGCCGTGGGCAAGGACTACCATCTGCTGGCCGCCGACGCCACGCGCCAGGCCTGGGGCGCGGAGCTGCCAGCGCAGTTCGCGCGGCTGCGGCAGGTTGCGCTGGCCACGGTGGCAACGCAGCAGGCCTTCGACCTGGACCATGGCGCCTACGCGGTCTCGCTGGACGAGGACAGCGCGGTCGTGATCCGCCAGCCCGAGGCCGGCGCGCGCGCACCGCTGGCGCTCGATCCGGCGCTGATCCCGCGCCTGCGTACGGCACTGACTGGCGCGCTGCTGGACCGCACCGGCCACGCCGTGCCGGCGCGCGACCAGCCGGTCTGGCTTGGGCCGCTGCGCGACCCCGTCGACGACAGCCCGATCATGGTCCTGGCCGGCGCCGCCTATGCCGGCGACTCAGCCACCATGCTGGTGGCCGCCTGCGTGCCGGTGCAGGCGTTCCTGGCCGGCCTGCCGCCGCCACAGGACCACGCCGGCCTGGCGCTGCTCAATGACGCGGACCGCCTGATCGACGTGTGGCCGCATGCCGGCACGCTGACCTCGGCCAGCGCCCGCGACATCGCCGCGCGGGTCAGCGGCCTGCCGCACAACGCGCTTCGCCTGACGCGCTCGGGCGTGGCGCTGGTGCAGCCGTTGCAGCCCGGCTTCGGCCTGCTGGTCTACCACCTGCCATACCGGCTGCTGTTCAACGCGCTGGCGGCCGAACTGGCGGTGATCGGCGCCGCCATGCTGCTGCTGACCGGCGCCATCGTGCTCGCGGCGCACTACTGGAGCCGGCAGCTGCTGCGGCGCTCGCATGCCGAAGCCCGGCGCGCGCTGGAAAACGAGCTGATGAACCAGGTGCTGGTCAGCGCCACGCCGGTCGGCCTGTGCATCGTGCGCCGGCACGACTACACCGTGCTGGCCTGCAATCCGCTGGCGGCATCGCTGCTGCCGGCGCAACCGCACCAACCGCTGCCCGCCGCGATAGCCGGGGCGCTGGCCCGGCAGCCTTGCGGCGCCGCCGGCGGACCTGCATCGGTCTGCAGCATCACCGTCGCGGCCGCGGAAGCGCCCGGCCCTGCCGAAGCGGCACCGCGCTTCCTGCAGCTCACCTATGCCCCGGCGCGCTACCGCGAAGAAGCCGTGCTGTTCTGCGCGGTGCTGGACTGCACCGCGCAACAGGCGCTGCAGCAGCAGCTGCGCTCCGCCCAGCAGGCCACCGAAGCGATGCTGCGGGTGCGCTCGACCTTCTTTGCGGCGATGAGCCACGAGATCCGCACGCCGCTGAACGCGCTGCTCGGCAATCTGGAACTGCTGGCGCGCAGCGGCGGCATGGAGCCGCACGCGGCGCGGCTGCAAGCGCTGGAGACCGCCGCCGGCTCGCTGCGCCGCATCGTCAACGATGTGCTCGACTTCTCCAAGATCGACGCGGGGCAACTGGCGCTGGTCAATGCGCCGTTCCGTCCCGTCGAGGCGCTGGAGAGCCTGGCACTGGCCTATGCGCCCATGGTCGCGGGCCGTCCGCTGCGCTTCTGCCTGCAGCTGTCGCCGACGCTGGACACGGAAGTGGTGGGCGATCGCGCGCGGCTGGTGCAGGTCTTCAACAACCTGCTGAACAACGCCTTCAAGTTCACCGCCAGCGGCCGCATCACGCTGAGCGGCGAACTGCATGCCGATGCCCATGGCATGCAGCGGCTGGTCTGCCGCGTCAGCGATTCCGGCATCGGCATGACGCCGGCACTGGCGGCGCGCGTGTTCCAGCCGTTCGTGCAGGGCGATGCCGCGGCCGACAGCCGCTATGGCGGCACCGGGCTGGGCTTGTCGATCTGCGCCAGGCTGTGCGAACTGATGGGCGGCAGCATCGTCGTCAATAGCGTGCCGGAGGTGGGCAGCGCGTTCACGGTGTCGGTGCCGCTGGCGCCGGCCGATACCGCGCCGCACGCACCAGCGGCGGCCGGCTTGACGTACAGCGGCCGCGTACTGGTGCTGTCGCAGGACCAACGCACCGGCGCATCGATCCAAGCATGGCTCAGGACCGCGGGCTGGCACACCGAGACGGCGGCCTCCATCGCCGCGGCGCAGGACAGCGTGCCGCGCAACGCGCCCGCTGCCGTGGTGGCGACCGAAGACTTTGCGCCAGCGGCGCTGGACGCGCTGCGCCAGTCCGCGCCGCTGGTGTGGCTGACGGCCGACGGCCCGCATCGCCCGCGGCAGCATAGCGCCGGCATGCTGGAGGCGTCGGCATTCAGCCATCGCGCGCTGCTCGACGCCGTGGCGGCCGCCAGCGGCGCAACGCAGCAGGCGACGTTGCCCATGCCCGCCACTGCCACCCCTGCGCTGCCCGCACCCACGGCCACGGCCACGCCCCTGACCATCCTGGTGGCCGAGGACAACCCGCTGAACCAGTCGCTGGTCGCCGAGCAACTGCAGGCAATCGGCTGCCATCCCATCGTCACGGGCAACGGCAAACAGGCACTGGCGGTGCTGGCGCGCACGCGCGTCGACGCGCTGCTGACCGACCTGCATATGCCTGGAATGGACGGCCACGCCTTGCTGCACGCCGTTCAGGCGAAGTATCCGGGCCTGCCGGTCATCGCCTTCAGCGCCGTGGCCTGCAGCGACCCCGAGCATGACTGGCGCCTGTGCGGCTTCTCCGGCTACCTGGCCAAGCCGGCCTCGTTGCAGGACCTGGACGCCTGCCTGCGCGGCCTGGCTCGCTCCGCCAGCGATGCCACCCCGTGCGCGCAGCCGCGCGAGCCGGCCACCGCGGTGGAGGCCCCGCGCCGCCGCTACGAAGACATGCTGCGCCGGCAACTGCAGCAAGACCTGCCGGCGCTGGCCCGCATCCTCGCGCAGCAGGACCTGGCCGGCCTGCGCCACTGGATGCATGCCGCGGCGGGCGCCTTCATGATCGTGCGGCGCCAGTCCATCGTCAGGGAATGCAGGGACCTGGAGGCACTGTGCGAGGCGGCCACCGGCTGGGGCCCGGCCATGGCCGAAGCCGCAGACACCTTGTACAAGCGGCTGCAGCGCTACGCGCAGGGCGCCACGGCGGGGCCCTGA
- a CDS encoding penicillin-binding protein 1A, producing MKKIAVKAGGAALALAAAGALLAGFAAVVSLRQLPPVDALRDYRPDVPLRIYTSDNVQIGEFGSEHREFIPFEQIPRQMVQALLAAEDDQFYQHQGIDIPGVFRAALANLGQGYAQGASTITMQVARAFYLSREKTLARKWYEMLLAWRIDHALPKDRILELYMNQVYLGEHAYGFGSAAHAYFGKPLASLSLAETAMLAGLPKAPSAVNPVVNFARAKRRQEYVLGRMLALGMISQDDYRAARAARLAISDDSPGSFAGHAEYVAELARQLARERFGDDAYTRGLNVYTTVSSVRQTLAYDAVHGGLERYARRHRKFVKDLSQGPQAALVSLDTGTGAIEAMVGGADFAASRFNHATQALRQPGSTFKPFIYAAALERGVSPGTLINDAPLPAGSRWQPANDDGRFVGPISVRQALAESRNLPAIRTLQAIGIPYAVEFASRFGFSPRRLPRYLPLALGTGTTSPLRLAAAYGVFANGGHRVEPYLIERITDSDGNVLFSAAQDAEERPAPPPVISARNAFVMDSLLRSVVDTGTGIGVRRYLRRDDVAGKTGTTNDSVDGWFAGYGGGVITVAWMGYDDNRSLGEHEFGATTALPVWAAYMEGRLAGVPEAGVQAPAGLVQAGGDWIYAENADGSQGIATIGFPPPAPPAAPASQPLTDPVASNLDGTSQASPAAPAAPATPATPTPVTSAAPAATPAAPAGNPL from the coding sequence ATGAAAAAAATCGCAGTCAAGGCAGGCGGCGCCGCGCTGGCGCTGGCTGCCGCCGGTGCCTTGCTGGCCGGTTTTGCCGCCGTGGTCAGCCTGCGGCAGCTTCCCCCGGTCGATGCGCTGCGCGACTACCGGCCCGATGTGCCGCTGCGCATCTACACCAGCGACAACGTCCAGATCGGCGAGTTCGGCAGCGAGCACCGCGAGTTCATTCCCTTCGAGCAGATCCCGAGGCAAATGGTGCAGGCGCTGCTCGCGGCCGAGGACGACCAGTTCTACCAGCACCAGGGCATCGACATCCCCGGCGTGTTCCGCGCCGCGCTGGCCAACCTCGGCCAGGGCTACGCCCAGGGCGCTTCCACCATCACCATGCAGGTGGCGCGCGCCTTCTACCTGTCGCGCGAGAAGACGCTGGCGCGCAAATGGTACGAGATGCTGCTGGCCTGGCGCATCGACCACGCGCTGCCCAAGGACCGCATCCTCGAGCTGTATATGAACCAGGTCTACCTGGGCGAGCATGCCTATGGCTTCGGCAGCGCCGCGCATGCGTACTTCGGCAAGCCGCTGGCGTCGCTGTCGCTGGCCGAGACCGCGATGCTGGCGGGCCTGCCGAAGGCGCCTTCGGCGGTCAACCCGGTGGTCAATTTCGCGCGCGCCAAGCGGCGCCAGGAATATGTGCTGGGGCGCATGCTGGCGCTGGGCATGATCAGCCAGGACGATTACCGCGCAGCCCGCGCCGCGCGCCTGGCCATCAGCGACGACAGCCCCGGCAGCTTTGCCGGCCATGCGGAATACGTGGCCGAGCTGGCGCGGCAGCTGGCGCGCGAGCGCTTCGGCGACGACGCCTACACGCGCGGCCTGAACGTCTACACCACGGTGTCGTCGGTGCGCCAGACGCTGGCCTACGATGCCGTGCATGGCGGGCTGGAGCGCTACGCGCGCCGCCACCGCAAGTTCGTCAAGGACCTGTCGCAAGGGCCGCAGGCCGCGCTGGTGTCGCTCGACACCGGCACCGGCGCGATCGAGGCCATGGTCGGCGGCGCCGATTTTGCCGCCAGCCGCTTCAACCACGCCACCCAGGCGCTGCGCCAGCCGGGCTCGACCTTCAAGCCCTTTATCTATGCCGCGGCGCTGGAGCGCGGTGTGTCGCCCGGCACCCTGATCAACGACGCGCCGCTGCCGGCTGGTTCGCGCTGGCAGCCGGCCAACGACGACGGGCGCTTTGTCGGCCCGATCAGCGTGCGCCAGGCGCTGGCCGAATCGCGCAACCTGCCCGCGATCCGCACGCTGCAGGCGATCGGCATCCCCTATGCGGTGGAATTCGCCAGCCGCTTCGGCTTCTCGCCCAGGCGGCTGCCGCGCTACCTGCCGCTGGCGCTGGGCACCGGCACCACCTCGCCGCTGCGCCTGGCCGCGGCCTATGGCGTGTTCGCCAACGGCGGCCACCGCGTCGAGCCCTACCTGATCGAGCGCATCACCGACAGCGACGGCAACGTGCTGTTCAGCGCCGCGCAGGACGCGGAGGAACGCCCGGCGCCGCCGCCGGTGATCAGCGCGCGCAATGCCTTCGTGATGGACAGCCTGCTGCGCAGCGTGGTCGACACCGGCACCGGCATCGGCGTGCGCCGCTACCTGCGCCGCGACGACGTGGCCGGCAAGACCGGCACCACCAACGACTCGGTCGACGGCTGGTTCGCCGGCTATGGCGGCGGCGTGATCACGGTGGCATGGATGGGCTATGACGACAACCGCAGCCTGGGCGAGCATGAGTTCGGCGCGACCACCGCGCTGCCGGTGTGGGCGGCCTACATGGAAGGCCGCCTGGCCGGCGTGCCGGAGGCCGGCGTGCAGGCGCCCGCCGGCCTGGTGCAAGCGGGCGGCGACTGGATCTACGCCGAGAATGCCGACGGCAGCCAGGGCATCGCCACGATCGGCTTCCCGCCGCCGGCGCCCCCCGCGGCGCCGGCCAGCCAGCCCTTGACGGATCCCGTCGCAAGTAACCTCGACGGCACTTCGCAGGCGTCGCCGGCGGCTCCGGCGGCTCCGGCCACTCCGGCGACTCCCACCCCCGTCACCAGCGCTGCGCCAGCCGCCACGCCCGCAGCGCCTGCCGGGAATCCGCTGTAA
- a CDS encoding arsenic transporter: MSSHSPLLIWSVAALTTAGVLFRPFRLPEAFWAAGGALLLCATGLMALPEALAAVLRGYDVYLFLAGMMLIAELARKTGLFDHVAALAVRQARGSAPRLFLLVYGFGTLVTAFMSNDATAVVLTPAVLAATRAARVRQPLPYLYACAFIANAASFVLPISNPANLVIFGERMPPLAGWLASFALPSAAAILATLAALWWTQRAALAEPIAADVPVPPLSLQARLSALGIVLTGLVLLLASLRGDALGWPTCAAGVATLLLVCATRRELLWPTLREVSWGVLPMVAGLFVLVAALEQTAVIRHLADAVAAASRDGGALALLGVGALVALAGNVANNLPAGLIAASALDAGHASHAVSGAVLVGIDLGPNLSVTGSLATLLWLTALRREGLQVSAGQFLRVGAVVMPAAMLPALALLLL; the protein is encoded by the coding sequence ATGTCCAGCCACAGCCCGCTGCTGATCTGGTCGGTCGCCGCGCTGACCACCGCCGGCGTGCTGTTCCGACCCTTCCGCCTGCCCGAAGCCTTCTGGGCCGCCGGCGGCGCCCTGCTGCTGTGCGCCACCGGCCTGATGGCGCTGCCCGAGGCCTTGGCCGCGGTGCTGCGCGGCTACGACGTGTACCTGTTTCTGGCCGGCATGATGCTGATCGCGGAACTGGCCCGCAAGACCGGGCTGTTCGACCACGTTGCCGCGCTCGCCGTGCGCCAGGCGCGCGGCTCGGCGCCGCGGCTGTTTCTGCTGGTGTACGGCTTCGGCACGCTGGTGACGGCGTTCATGTCCAACGACGCCACTGCCGTGGTGCTGACGCCCGCGGTGCTGGCCGCGACCCGCGCCGCGCGCGTGCGCCAGCCGCTGCCCTACCTGTACGCCTGCGCCTTTATCGCCAACGCGGCCAGCTTCGTGCTGCCGATCTCCAACCCGGCCAACCTGGTGATCTTCGGCGAGCGCATGCCGCCGCTGGCCGGCTGGCTGGCGAGCTTCGCGCTGCCGTCGGCAGCGGCGATCCTGGCCACGCTGGCAGCGTTGTGGTGGACCCAGCGCGCGGCGCTGGCCGAGCCCATCGCCGCTGACGTGCCGGTGCCGCCGCTGTCGCTGCAGGCGCGGCTGAGCGCGCTGGGCATCGTGCTGACCGGGCTGGTGCTGCTGCTGGCCTCGCTGCGCGGCGACGCGCTGGGCTGGCCCACCTGCGCCGCGGGCGTGGCCACGCTGCTGCTGGTCTGCGCCACCCGGCGCGAACTGCTGTGGCCGACGCTGCGCGAGGTGTCGTGGGGCGTGCTGCCGATGGTGGCCGGCCTGTTCGTGCTGGTGGCGGCGCTGGAGCAGACCGCGGTGATCCGCCATCTTGCCGACGCGGTCGCGGCCGCGTCGCGCGACGGCGGCGCACTGGCGCTGCTGGGCGTGGGTGCGCTGGTGGCACTGGCGGGCAACGTGGCCAACAACCTGCCGGCGGGGCTGATCGCGGCGTCTGCGCTCGACGCCGGACACGCCTCGCACGCGGTCAGCGGCGCGGTGCTGGTTGGCATCGACCTGGGCCCCAACCTGTCCGTCACCGGCTCGCTCGCCACGCTGCTGTGGCTGACGGCGCTGCGCCGCGAAGGGCTGCAGGTCAGCGCCGGCCAGTTCCTGCGCGTGGGCGCGGTAGTGATGCCGGCGGCCATGCTGCCGGCACTGGCGCTGCTGCTGCTTTAG
- a CDS encoding BLUF domain-containing protein: MLVRLLYASRARQAIDAALLDAILAASLERNPRHGITGVLCHGNGIFLQALEGDRQEVSQLFQSIARDPRHHDVTLLHFEETCTRDFAGWAMGQVNAARLNTATLLKFSARAELDPYRTGGAASLALLKELIAGASVVSRTGERGRH, encoded by the coding sequence ATGCTAGTCCGCCTGCTCTATGCCAGCCGTGCCCGCCAGGCCATCGATGCCGCACTGCTCGATGCCATCCTGGCCGCCAGCCTGGAACGCAATCCGCGCCACGGCATCACCGGCGTGCTGTGCCATGGCAACGGCATCTTCCTGCAGGCGCTGGAAGGCGACCGGCAGGAGGTGTCGCAGCTGTTCCAGTCGATCGCGCGCGATCCGCGCCACCACGACGTGACCCTGCTGCATTTCGAGGAAACCTGCACGCGCGACTTCGCCGGCTGGGCGATGGGGCAGGTCAATGCGGCGCGGCTCAATACCGCCACCCTGCTCAAGTTCTCCGCGCGCGCCGAGCTCGACCCCTACCGCACCGGCGGCGCGGCCTCGCTGGCGCTGCTCAAGGAGCTGATCGCCGGCGCGTCGGTGGTGTCGCGCACCGGCGAGCGCGGACGGCACTGA
- a CDS encoding CaiB/BaiF CoA transferase family protein translates to MKPAWSCLNDVTILDVSQLLPGPHACSLLRQLGAEVIKVEQPGSGDTARQLGAHVYAQFNRGKRSVALDLKSDAGRAAFLELVRDADAVVEGFRPGVMARLGLGYDALAAVNPAIVLCSVSGFGQTGPYASHAGHDLNYLALAGYWATPVQVHDAVSRPRVRLSDYAASGYAALSLAVAIMSARQNGQGQHLDVSIHDAVLSWTAHGAWTARAHQASPLASSTVMPENDLFETRDRRHLALGILENKFWDNLCAALGDAFPALRDPRFATRAGRGGHKVEVNDLLAAVFRTRDLAEWEDFFAPLDIPFSPVLGAGELFDDAQVRARGVVRPIGGGITVNFPVKFSLGLPEGEDFVAGVGEHDPR, encoded by the coding sequence ATGAAGCCAGCATGGTCTTGCCTGAACGACGTCACCATCCTCGACGTCAGCCAGTTGCTGCCCGGCCCGCACGCCTGCAGCCTGCTGCGCCAGCTTGGCGCGGAGGTGATCAAGGTCGAGCAGCCCGGCAGCGGCGACACCGCGCGGCAACTGGGCGCGCATGTGTATGCGCAGTTCAACCGCGGCAAGCGCTCGGTGGCGCTGGACCTGAAATCGGACGCCGGCCGTGCAGCCTTCCTGGAGCTGGTGCGCGATGCCGACGCCGTGGTCGAAGGCTTCCGGCCCGGCGTGATGGCGCGCCTGGGACTGGGCTATGACGCGCTGGCGGCGGTCAATCCGGCCATCGTGCTGTGTTCGGTCTCGGGCTTCGGCCAGACCGGACCGTACGCCAGCCACGCCGGGCATGACCTGAACTACCTGGCGCTGGCGGGATACTGGGCCACGCCGGTGCAGGTGCACGATGCGGTCTCGCGCCCGCGCGTGCGGTTGTCGGATTACGCAGCGTCAGGCTACGCCGCGTTATCGCTGGCCGTGGCGATCATGAGCGCGCGGCAGAACGGACAGGGGCAGCATCTCGATGTCTCGATCCACGACGCCGTGCTGTCGTGGACCGCGCATGGCGCCTGGACCGCGCGCGCGCACCAGGCCTCGCCCCTTGCATCATCCACCGTGATGCCGGAAAACGACCTGTTCGAAACCCGCGACCGGCGGCACCTGGCGCTGGGCATCCTCGAGAACAAGTTCTGGGACAACCTGTGCGCGGCGCTGGGCGACGCGTTCCCGGCCCTGCGCGATCCGCGCTTCGCCACGCGCGCCGGGCGCGGCGGGCACAAGGTGGAGGTCAATGATCTGCTGGCGGCGGTGTTTCGCACGCGGGATCTGGCGGAATGGGAGGACTTCTTTGCGCCGCTGGATATTCCGTTCTCGCCGGTGCTGGGGGCGGGCGAGTTGTTCGACGATGCGCAGGTGCGGGCGCGGGGGGTGGTGCGGCCGATCGGGGGCGGGATTACGGTGAACTTTCCGGTGAAGTTCTCGTTGGGGTTGCCGGAGGGGGAGGATTTTGTGGCGGGGGTTGGCGAACACGATCCGCGGTAG
- a CDS encoding alpha/beta hydrolase produces MPLTTRRALAAALMTASGFACYWTYLTLNQDRLLFDARRRPPRDLPDGIIGYSHLIPGGVVRGYIYHAPGDAVRDLLFYLPGRGEDVLETLQYARWLPAGMGFATYDYRGLGHSDGRPSESAAVADASQFLLHVRRVFPDARVHVVGRSLGTGVAIQLADLQDFESLQLITPYDSLLELVRKRFPLVPLRQLMRHHFDSISHCKKVVQSTKVLLAATDEVVPHACSERLMAAWPGPVALQTMPDTDHFTIIEREETWLSLCEFARQHSQTRLRVAVVQTEPQPAPRPVSPEVSPDVSPEVSPPQPDDHDELGNPLPLAANR; encoded by the coding sequence ATGCCACTGACCACCCGCCGCGCGCTGGCGGCCGCGCTGATGACCGCCAGCGGCTTCGCCTGCTACTGGACCTACCTGACGCTGAACCAGGACCGGCTGCTGTTCGACGCGCGCCGGCGCCCCCCGCGCGACCTGCCCGACGGCATCATCGGTTATTCGCACCTGATCCCCGGCGGCGTGGTGCGCGGCTACATCTACCACGCGCCCGGCGACGCCGTGCGCGACCTGCTGTTCTACCTGCCCGGCCGCGGCGAAGATGTGCTGGAAACGCTGCAATACGCGCGCTGGCTGCCTGCCGGCATGGGCTTCGCCACCTACGATTACCGCGGCCTGGGCCATTCCGACGGGCGCCCGTCCGAAAGCGCCGCGGTGGCCGACGCCAGCCAGTTCCTGCTGCATGTGCGGCGCGTGTTCCCGGACGCGCGCGTGCACGTGGTGGGTCGCAGCCTGGGAACAGGCGTGGCGATCCAGCTGGCCGACCTGCAGGATTTCGAGAGCCTGCAGCTGATCACCCCCTACGACTCGCTGCTCGAGCTGGTGCGCAAGCGCTTTCCGCTGGTGCCGCTGCGCCAGCTGATGCGCCACCACTTCGACTCGATCTCGCATTGCAAAAAGGTCGTGCAGAGCACGAAGGTGCTGCTGGCCGCCACCGACGAAGTGGTGCCGCACGCCTGCTCCGAACGGCTGATGGCGGCGTGGCCCGGCCCGGTGGCGCTGCAGACCATGCCGGACACCGATCACTTCACCATCATCGAACGCGAGGAAACCTGGCTCTCGCTGTGCGAATTCGCGCGCCAGCACAGCCAGACGCGCCTGCGCGTGGCGGTGGTCCAGACAGAGCCGCAGCCAGCACCGCGGCCGGTATCGCCGGAGGTATCGCCGGATGTATCGCCGGAGGTCTCGCCGCCGCAGCCGGACGACCATGACGAACTGGGCAATCCGCTGCCGCTGGCGGCCAACCGCTGA